Proteins encoded together in one Anaerococcus murdochii window:
- the rpsO gene encoding 30S ribosomal protein S15: MMNKVEKQEIIKEYQLDEKDSGSPEVQIAILSKRIADLTEHLKSNTKDHSSRRGLYKMIRRRRGMLNYLRDNDIDRYRSIIERLGLRG, translated from the coding sequence ATTATGAACAAAGTAGAAAAACAAGAAATAATCAAAGAATACCAATTAGATGAGAAAGATTCTGGTTCACCAGAAGTACAAATCGCTATCCTTTCAAAGAGAATAGCTGACTTAACTGAACACTTAAAATCAAATACAAAAGACCACTCTTCTAGACGTGGATTATACAAGATGATCAGACGTAGAAGAGGTATGCTTAACTATCTAAGAGATAATGATATTGATAGATATAGATCAATTATCGAAAGACTTGGACTAAGAGGTTAA
- a CDS encoding DHH family phosphoesterase, which produces MSLEKISKEHLDKFLAMVDEAETIAIASHVNPDGDNIGSSLGLRRSLEKYGKKVEVIAIDTIDDYLQFLPELDHYKEASLEKYDLFIIVDCSEFDRIGKATEIARRSDKTIVIDHHVGGKINCDLNMIYETSPATCELVYEIIDRLNLPMDKTIGTLLFTGLCTDTGRFMYSNVSEYTFRAAGKLISSGIDYEDIYKNLYQSQPVAVMKFHNEIISKAEFFDKKAFAVASKDQVAKYGVQMGDAESIVNKLRDLREVNVSMIVKEYDDGEYKVSMRSKTADVSAVARANGGGGHIKASGYSIFDDSLEAACEKALAVLKEIDA; this is translated from the coding sequence ATGAGTCTAGAGAAAATCAGTAAAGAACACTTAGATAAGTTTTTAGCAATGGTTGATGAGGCAGAAACCATCGCCATAGCCAGCCACGTAAATCCAGATGGGGACAATATTGGTTCATCCCTTGGATTAAGAAGGTCATTAGAAAAATATGGCAAAAAAGTTGAAGTAATCGCCATTGACACAATTGATGATTATTTACAATTTTTGCCAGAACTTGACCACTACAAGGAAGCAAGCCTTGAAAAGTACGATTTGTTTATAATCGTAGATTGTTCAGAATTTGATAGGATAGGCAAGGCAACAGAAATTGCGAGAAGGTCTGATAAAACTATAGTTATCGACCACCATGTTGGGGGTAAGATTAACTGCGACTTGAACATGATTTATGAAACATCTCCTGCAACCTGTGAACTTGTTTATGAAATAATTGATAGGCTCAACCTACCAATGGATAAGACAATCGGCACCCTTTTATTTACAGGCCTATGCACAGACACAGGTAGGTTTATGTATTCAAATGTGTCAGAATACACATTTAGAGCTGCTGGAAAACTTATTTCAAGCGGCATAGATTATGAAGATATTTACAAAAACCTCTACCAATCTCAACCAGTAGCTGTAATGAAGTTTCACAACGAAATCATATCTAAGGCTGAATTTTTTGACAAAAAGGCCTTTGCAGTTGCAAGCAAAGACCAAGTAGCAAAATACGGCGTACAAATGGGCGATGCTGAGTCTATTGTAAATAAACTTAGGGACCTTAGGGAAGTAAACGTGTCTATGATTGTAAAAGAATATGACGACGGCGAATACAAGGTTTCTATGAGAAGTAAAACAGCAGACGTATCTGCAGTTGCTAGAGCAAATGGCGGTGGTGGCCACATCAAGGCGAGTGGTTATTCAATTTTTGATGACAGCCTAGAAGCTGCATGCGAGAAGGCCCTTGCTGTCCTAAAGGAAATAGATGCTTAA
- the truB gene encoding tRNA pseudouridine(55) synthase TruB has protein sequence MLKGILNVNKEKGISSARVVSLVRRALNMKKVGHTGTLDLEASGVLPIVIGKATRVSDYMMTKDKVYETELILGAKTDTLDAAGEIIEKSDKVVTKEEFLQAMKTFKGEIDQIPPMYSALKVNGKKLYDLAREGVEIERKKRKVNIYDIELLDFAFPKATIRVTCSKGTYIRTLVDDIGEKLGTLAYVNELARVRVGDFDIKDAIKSEDLLEIPKEDLIKKLYPIDTAIKDFDKIILDRKYLDNLVNGQIVEVDKNYGKIIRVYAGDDFIGLGNNFSQDGKNFLKMEKVFYERSDKNI, from the coding sequence ATGCTTAAGGGAATCCTTAACGTAAATAAAGAAAAAGGAATATCATCAGCCAGGGTAGTCAGTCTTGTAAGGCGTGCTCTTAATATGAAAAAAGTCGGTCATACTGGGACTCTTGACCTTGAAGCAAGTGGAGTTTTGCCAATTGTTATTGGCAAGGCCACCAGGGTTTCCGACTACATGATGACCAAGGATAAGGTCTATGAAACTGAATTAATACTTGGGGCAAAGACAGATACTCTTGACGCAGCAGGAGAGATTATTGAAAAATCTGACAAAGTTGTCACTAAAGAAGAATTTCTTCAAGCTATGAAGACTTTTAAGGGAGAGATTGACCAAATCCCTCCCATGTATTCTGCCCTTAAGGTTAATGGCAAAAAACTCTATGACCTTGCCCGCGAAGGAGTAGAAATCGAGAGAAAAAAACGAAAGGTCAATATCTATGACATAGAGCTTTTAGACTTTGCCTTTCCAAAAGCCACAATTAGGGTCACTTGCTCTAAGGGAACTTATATCAGAACCTTAGTTGACGATATAGGTGAAAAACTCGGGACTCTAGCTTATGTAAATGAGTTAGCAAGGGTGAGAGTTGGGGATTTTGATATAAAAGACGCTATAAAAAGCGAAGACCTTTTAGAAATTCCAAAGGAAGACTTAATTAAAAAACTCTACCCAATTGACACTGCCATTAAGGATTTTGACAAGATTATCCTTGATAGAAAATATTTGGACAATTTAGTAAATGGCCAGATTGTAGAAGTAGATAAAAATTATGGTAAAATTATAAGAGTTTATGCCGGAGATGATTTTATCGGACTAGGAAATAATTTTAGTCAAGATGGCAAAAATTTCTTAAAAATGGAGAAAGTGTTTTATGAAAGATCAGATAAGAATATATGA
- the rbfA gene encoding 30S ribosome-binding factor RbfA: protein MNKKRTARISSEVKREISKIIMDDLNDPRLTSEAMVSVTDVEVTNDLSYADIYISVLGDNKTKDGVMEALNQAKGYIKILIGERMRLRSMPEFRFKFDNSIEHGAYMDKLIAETIAKDKKANESRENQ from the coding sequence ATGAATAAAAAAAGAACAGCGAGGATATCATCTGAGGTTAAAAGGGAAATATCCAAGATAATCATGGACGACCTAAATGACCCAAGATTAACCTCAGAAGCCATGGTATCAGTTACAGATGTAGAAGTTACCAACGACTTATCTTACGCTGATATCTATATATCAGTTCTTGGAGACAATAAAACCAAGGATGGAGTAATGGAAGCACTAAACCAAGCCAAGGGTTATATCAAAATCCTAATTGGTGAGAGAATGAGACTTAGGTCCATGCCAGAATTTCGCTTTAAATTCGATAATTCAATCGAACACGGTGCCTACATGGACAAGTTAATAGCAGAAACAATTGCAAAGGATAAAAAAGCAAATGAGTCTAGAGAAAATCAGTAA
- a CDS encoding bifunctional riboflavin kinase/FAD synthetase yields MKDQIRIYDLNSDLPDLEKKVVTLGYFDGVHLGHQKLMKRNVDLSKKYGLTPSILLFKENTSTTVKDEKRYLSSLEDKVEILSQLGIKTFCLVNFDENFMKLSPKDFIKTIIAEKLNAKIIIVGDDYRFGYKASGNVDTLREYEDIFAYKTDVVDFEMEDDHEKISSGHIRDMVRDGEIARANKYLGRPYKMRGKVIHGKQRGRLLNFPTANLEPSFPYVMPRDGVYLTITNVRGENHYGLTNIGSNPTFEEGDDKKIETFIFDFNQSIYDENISVEYIEFLRPDYKFNSAEELIAQMDKDKENGLKYIENNLK; encoded by the coding sequence ATGAAAGATCAGATAAGAATATATGATTTGAATAGCGACCTACCAGATTTGGAAAAAAAGGTAGTGACTTTGGGATATTTTGATGGAGTCCACCTAGGTCACCAAAAGTTAATGAAAAGAAATGTAGACTTATCTAAAAAATACGGACTCACTCCATCAATCCTACTTTTTAAGGAAAATACTTCCACAACTGTAAAGGATGAAAAGCGCTACTTATCAAGCCTTGAGGACAAGGTTGAAATCCTATCCCAGCTTGGAATTAAGACTTTTTGTCTGGTTAATTTTGACGAAAACTTTATGAAGCTATCCCCAAAGGACTTTATAAAGACAATAATTGCTGAAAAATTAAATGCAAAGATAATTATAGTTGGTGACGACTATCGATTTGGATACAAGGCAAGCGGAAATGTAGATACACTCAGAGAATATGAAGACATTTTTGCCTATAAAACTGATGTTGTTGACTTTGAAATGGAAGATGACCACGAAAAAATTTCCTCAGGCCATATAAGGGATATGGTAAGAGACGGAGAAATTGCCAGGGCTAATAAATACCTTGGCAGGCCTTATAAAATGCGTGGCAAGGTTATTCATGGGAAACAAAGGGGAAGACTACTTAATTTTCCTACAGCCAACCTTGAGCCAAGCTTTCCTTATGTTATGCCTAGGGATGGGGTTTATTTGACCATTACAAATGTCAGGGGCGAAAATCATTACGGCCTTACAAATATTGGTTCTAACCCAACTTTCGAAGAAGGCGATGATAAGAAAATCGAGACTTTTATCTTTGACTTCAACCAGTCAATTTATGATGAAAATATAAGTGTAGAATACATTGAGTTTTTAAGACCAGACTATAAATTCAATTCGGCAGAAGAATTAATTGCCCAGATGGATAAGGATAAGGAAAATGGTCTTAAATATATTGAAAATAACCTTAAATGA
- the nusA gene encoding transcription termination factor NusA codes for MNKDFMLALDELCKDKNVEKDVILDALEKALVKSYQKNYDNQENVDVVIDHETGEIGVFALKDVVEQVEDPINQISLKDAKDVDSSLAVGDTARIKLVPKNFGRVAAQTARNIVIQKIRDAQRESLFGDYLDRENELITGSIQRVDKYNVYVNLDKIEGIVPLKEQVPTESYVPNERMKFLIKEVRNSGKDPQIVLSRSSENLVTRLFELEVPEITDGVIEIYSIAREAGSRTKMAVFSNDDTIDAVGACIGYKGARVNSIVDSLQGEKIDIINYSKDIEAFISNALSPADIIEVYVNERNKQSLVVVEDDQLSLAIGKEGQNARLAARLTGWKIDIKSKLEFDNLSQEDIDEILSINEEELPVEEVSEIEENSVIEDADEDKDQVSEEISENDEEVSEEVDK; via the coding sequence ATGAACAAAGACTTTATGTTGGCCCTTGATGAGCTATGCAAGGATAAGAATGTAGAAAAAGACGTAATCCTTGACGCTCTAGAAAAGGCCCTTGTAAAAAGTTACCAAAAAAATTATGACAACCAAGAAAATGTTGATGTAGTAATCGACCATGAAACAGGAGAAATTGGGGTTTTTGCCCTCAAGGATGTTGTAGAACAAGTTGAAGATCCAATTAATCAAATTAGTCTAAAAGATGCTAAGGATGTTGACTCATCTCTAGCTGTTGGCGATACTGCAAGGATTAAACTTGTACCAAAAAACTTCGGCAGGGTGGCAGCTCAAACTGCTAGAAATATCGTAATCCAAAAGATAAGAGATGCTCAAAGAGAATCTTTATTTGGAGATTATCTAGACAGGGAAAATGAACTTATAACTGGCTCTATCCAAAGAGTTGATAAATACAATGTTTATGTAAACCTAGATAAGATTGAGGGCATTGTTCCTCTTAAGGAACAAGTTCCAACAGAATCCTATGTTCCAAATGAAAGAATGAAATTTTTAATCAAGGAAGTAAGAAATTCTGGCAAGGACCCACAAATTGTCCTATCAAGGTCTTCAGAAAATCTTGTAACCAGGCTTTTTGAACTAGAAGTGCCAGAAATAACTGATGGGGTTATAGAAATTTATTCTATAGCTAGAGAAGCAGGATCAAGGACAAAAATGGCTGTTTTCTCTAATGATGACACCATAGATGCTGTTGGAGCTTGTATTGGATATAAGGGAGCTAGAGTTAATTCTATAGTTGACTCATTACAAGGTGAAAAGATTGATATAATCAATTATTCTAAAGATATAGAAGCTTTTATATCAAATGCCCTATCTCCTGCAGATATAATTGAAGTTTATGTCAATGAAAGAAACAAGCAATCACTTGTAGTTGTAGAAGATGACCAATTATCACTTGCCATTGGTAAGGAAGGTCAAAACGCAAGGCTTGCAGCAAGACTAACAGGCTGGAAAATCGACATCAAATCAAAATTAGAATTTGATAACCTAAGCCAGGAAGATATAGACGAAATTCTTTCAATAAACGAAGAAGAACTTCCAGTTGAAGAAGTAAGTGAAATTGAAGAAAATTCTGTAATAGAAGATGCAGATGAAGATAAAGATCAAGTAAGTGAAGAAATTTCTGAAAATGACGAAGAAGTTTCAGAAGAAGTTGATAAGTAG
- the rnpM gene encoding RNase P modulator RnpM, producing the protein MKKTRKIPQRKCIVCGSLKDKGDLLRIVKNKEEGILIDESGKLNGRGAYVCKDESCIKGLKKSNKLNQAFKMKIDDEIYEELEAYEVK; encoded by the coding sequence ATGAAGAAAACTCGCAAAATACCACAAAGAAAATGTATTGTGTGTGGTTCGTTAAAAGATAAGGGAGACCTTCTAAGAATTGTCAAAAACAAAGAAGAGGGAATCCTAATAGATGAAAGTGGAAAGTTAAACGGAAGAGGCGCCTATGTATGCAAGGATGAATCTTGTATCAAGGGCCTTAAGAAATCAAATAAGCTAAACCAAGCCTTTAAAATGAAGATAGATGACGAAATTTATGAGGAGTTAGAAGCTTATGAAGTAAAATGA
- the infB gene encoding translation initiation factor IF-2 — translation MADKIRVYELAKENGLESKEMIKILNDEFNLGIKSHMSMISGENRKLINEFLSELNDDSSKEVSEEEIVEKPKAKAKQEKKREKKVDLKTFDDEEEEKPVKKNRKKKNKKRKSKKSNRQEKNMKANKESRIEIPETVSVKAFADKLGESPNSVIGKLIGLGTMAGLNDQIDFDTANLVAMDFGKEIFPEEAYDALEEQSYDLDYEDKEENLIERPPVVSVMGHVDHGKTSILDAIRNTSVTRGEAGGITQHIGAYTVNVNGKTISFLDTPGHEAFTEMRMRGAQSTDIAILVVAADDGVMPQTVEAINHAKAAGIPIIVAINKMDKETADKNRVMQGLMEYGLVPEEWGGDTIMVPVSAHTGNGIQDLLEMVLLVAEVRELKANPNRDAVGLIIEAQLDKSRGPVATVLVQKGTLRQGDYVVTGSASGRIRAMFDSKGKPIKKAGPSIPAQILGLSDVAEAGDKIYAVKDEKVARDYADRAAEFKREERLIAKANTNLEDMYSDIQEGELKELNIIVKTDVKGTVDAVSTSLTKLSNEEVKVSVIAGAVGGITESDVLLAQASNAIIIGFNVRPTQGAMERAKDNNIEIRTYSVIYEAIEDVSKAIVGMLDPEFKENVLGRAEVRDTFKIPGAGTIAGVMVTTGLVTRKAKIRLLRDNVVIFDGEISSMKRFKDDASKLQAGFEGGIGLERYNDIKVGDVMEAYEMVETERSL, via the coding sequence ATGGCTGATAAAATAAGAGTATACGAATTAGCAAAAGAAAATGGCTTAGAATCTAAGGAAATGATCAAAATTCTTAATGACGAATTTAACCTAGGTATTAAGTCTCATATGTCTATGATAAGCGGTGAAAATCGCAAATTAATCAATGAATTCTTAAGCGAATTAAATGATGATTCTAGTAAAGAAGTTAGCGAAGAAGAAATAGTAGAAAAGCCTAAAGCAAAAGCAAAACAAGAGAAAAAAAGAGAGAAGAAAGTTGATTTAAAAACTTTTGACGACGAAGAAGAAGAAAAACCAGTTAAGAAGAATAGAAAAAAGAAGAACAAGAAGAGAAAATCAAAGAAGAGCAATAGGCAAGAGAAAAATATGAAAGCTAATAAAGAATCAAGAATAGAAATACCAGAAACTGTAAGTGTTAAGGCATTTGCAGACAAACTTGGAGAAAGCCCAAATTCAGTAATAGGAAAACTAATAGGTCTTGGCACAATGGCAGGACTCAATGACCAAATAGATTTTGATACAGCAAATCTAGTAGCAATGGATTTTGGCAAGGAAATCTTCCCAGAAGAAGCTTATGATGCCCTTGAAGAGCAATCATATGACCTAGACTACGAAGATAAGGAAGAAAACTTAATTGAAAGACCTCCTGTTGTATCAGTAATGGGTCACGTTGACCATGGTAAGACAAGTATACTAGATGCTATAAGAAATACTTCTGTAACACGTGGAGAAGCTGGCGGTATTACCCAACATATCGGTGCTTATACTGTAAATGTCAATGGAAAGACCATATCTTTCCTAGATACACCAGGCCACGAAGCCTTCACAGAAATGAGAATGAGGGGAGCTCAATCAACTGATATTGCAATCCTTGTTGTAGCTGCAGATGACGGTGTTATGCCACAAACAGTTGAGGCAATTAACCACGCTAAGGCAGCAGGCATTCCAATAATTGTAGCGATAAACAAGATGGATAAGGAAACAGCCGATAAAAATAGAGTAATGCAAGGCCTTATGGAATATGGTCTTGTCCCAGAAGAGTGGGGTGGAGATACCATAATGGTGCCAGTGTCAGCCCACACAGGAAATGGCATCCAAGACCTACTTGAAATGGTACTTTTGGTTGCAGAAGTTAGGGAACTTAAGGCAAATCCAAATAGAGATGCAGTTGGTCTAATAATTGAAGCTCAGCTTGATAAGTCAAGAGGTCCAGTTGCGACTGTACTTGTACAAAAGGGTACCCTTCGTCAAGGGGATTATGTAGTTACAGGTTCAGCTTCAGGTAGGATTAGGGCTATGTTTGACTCAAAGGGTAAGCCAATCAAAAAGGCAGGTCCTTCTATCCCAGCTCAAATCCTAGGTCTATCAGACGTTGCAGAAGCTGGTGATAAGATTTATGCTGTTAAGGATGAAAAAGTTGCACGTGACTATGCAGACAGGGCAGCAGAATTCAAACGTGAAGAAAGATTAATTGCCAAGGCTAATACAAATCTTGAAGATATGTATTCAGACATCCAAGAAGGTGAATTAAAAGAACTTAACATCATTGTTAAGACTGACGTTAAGGGAACTGTTGATGCTGTAAGCACTTCACTTACAAAATTATCTAACGAAGAAGTTAAGGTATCAGTAATTGCTGGTGCTGTTGGTGGTATCACAGAATCAGACGTTCTTTTAGCCCAAGCATCAAATGCCATTATTATCGGCTTTAATGTAAGACCTACCCAAGGAGCTATGGAAAGAGCCAAGGATAATAATATAGAAATCAGGACCTATAGTGTCATCTACGAAGCAATCGAAGATGTATCAAAGGCTATAGTAGGTATGCTTGATCCAGAATTTAAGGAAAATGTCCTAGGTAGGGCAGAAGTTAGAGATACCTTCAAGATTCCAGGTGCAGGCACAATCGCAGGTGTTATGGTAACAACAGGTCTTGTAACAAGAAAAGCAAAAATCAGACTTCTAAGGGATAACGTAGTTATTTTTGATGGTGAAATTTCATCAATGAAGAGATTTAAAGATGACGCTTCAAAACTTCAAGCAGGTTTCGAAGGCGGAATCGGACTTGAAAGATACAATGACATTAAGGTAGGCGACGTAATGGAGGCCTACGAAATGGTTGAAACAGAAAGAAGTTTATAA